Proteins encoded within one genomic window of Siniperca chuatsi isolate FFG_IHB_CAS linkage group LG4, ASM2008510v1, whole genome shotgun sequence:
- the LOC122875169 gene encoding nucleoprotein TPR-like — protein sequence MSRDNFDSALYGSEISEELHFLYVSEEAEIPEPLGVLTRVHELEMSCRTYQEQNCKLKSEVSALESELKDVRAKETHCTKQVLASQEELNKLHGHWKELNSQLEVMVLKVSDLTAEKKRLQEWVSENAQIKEDLDRVSNSLINEKRVREKNDMRKLEELARIESLREEQRIEIENLKVAVDYLRENEKTLRDNLTAEQDQLKSLREKKHAEVEQLGAELQSYQEKERILNEQNKNLTADVAQLECLNKTNRAEIEQLRATVYDLEHQVEEAQQDHSYKHELIQKVAQLEHVRKNMQTQKKNLLAELQDLEERGKSLNKQKTTSSAILVMLKSYIEKKLAENENLWAEVHYLQEHGNNINENNKSLTDEVAHLESLRESKREEIESLRTAVCDLQCQVREAQEVIRDKDEVIQKLTHPEYLMEKKQAEIKKLRTALHYVQEKEDFLNKQNRSITDELAQIESLREEQRIEIENLKAAVDYLRENEKTLRDNLTAEQDQLKSLREKKHAEVEQLGAELQSYQEKERILNEQNKNLTADVAQLECLNKTNRAEIEQLRATVYDLEHQVEEAQQDHSYKHELIQKVAQLEHVRKNMQTQKKNLLAELQDLEERGKSLNKQNTTSSAILVMLKSYIEKKLAENENLWAEVHDLQEHGNNIKENNKSLTDEVAHLESLRERKQEEIESLRTAVCDLQCQVREAQEVIRDKDEVIQKLTHPEYLTEKKQAEIEKLRTALHDVQEKEDFLNKQNRSITDELARIESLREEQRIEIENLKAAVDYLRENEKTLRDNLTAEQDQLKSLREEQRTEINFLKVAIDYLLENEKTLRDNLTAEQDQLKSLREKKHAEVEQLGAELQSYQEKERILNEQNKNLTADVAQLECLNKTNRAEIEQLRATVYDLEHQVEEAQQDHSYKHELIQKVAQLEHVRKTMQTEKKNLLAELQDLEEREKSLNKQNTTISAELAMLKSYTEKKLAENENLWAEVHDLQEHGNNIKENNKSLTDEVAHLESLRERKQEEIESLRTAVCDLQCQVREAQEVIRDKDEVIQKLTHPEYLMEKKQAEIEKLRTALHDVQEKEDFLNKQNRSITDELARLESLTETQNEENKNLKTAVKDLQYQLEEAKQVIWDKDELITKQNMDLAYKQEVIEESYILITDMKQSVYDLKDQLETNQEEEILVCVRNLREGSRKAENTERPDSPEEQRDDSLLETTPEELRDDSLPETTPEELRDDSLLETTPEELRDDSLLETTPEEQRGDSLPETPPEERNDNILLETTPEEQRDDSLLETTPEEQRDDSLLETTPEEQRDDSLLETTPEELRDDSLLETTPEELRDDSLLETTPEEQSDGILPGTKPEERSDDSLPETTPEEQRGDSLPETPPEERNDNILLETTPEEQRDDSLLETTPEELRDDSLLDTKPEDQRDDSLLETTPEEQRDDSLLDTKPEDQRDDSLLETTPEEQRDDSLLETTPEELRDDSLLETTPEEKSDDSLLETTPEELRDDSLLETTPEEQSDGILPGTKPEERSDDSLPETTPEEQRGDSLPETPPEERNDNILLETTPEELRDDSLLDTKPEDQRLHLRKQRDDSLLETTPEELRDDSLLETTPEEKSDDSLLETTPEELRDDSLLETTPEERNDGILPGTKPEERSDDSLPETTPEDQRDDSLPETTPEEQSDDSLLETTPEDQSDDSLPETTPEERIDDSLLETPPEERNDNIRLETTPEELSDDSLPETTPEERSNDSLPETKSMWRCCVKGLLKVGLHVGIATVGVGLLISVGILANSLTANCNTNTNCCMWDCVYHLMEPYSDFRCTVPHPF from the exons ATGTCTCGAGATAATTTCGACTCTGCTCTGTACGGTTCAGAGATATCAGAGGAATTGCACTTCCTCTATGTGTcagaagaggcagaaatacctgagCCTTTGGGGGTTCTAACAAGAGTTCATGAGTTGGAAATGAGCTGCAGAACCTATCAGGAGCAGAACTGTAAGCTCAAATCAGAGGTGAGTGCGCTTGAGTCAGAGTTAAAAGATGTGAGGGCCAAGGAGACCCACTGTACAAAACAAGTGCTTGCTTCCCAGGAAGAGCTCAATAAACTGCATGGCCATTGGAAGGAGCTTAACTCCCAGTTAGAGGTGATGGTACTGAAAGTAAGTGATCTGACAGCTGAGAAAAAAAGGCTGCAGGAGTGGGTCAGTGAAAACGCACAAATTAAGGAAGATCTGGACCGAGTGTCAAACTCTCTGATAAACGAGAAACGTGTCAGGGAGAAAAATGACATGAGAAAACTGGAAGAGCTGGCCCGGATCGAATCTCTGAGAGAGGAACAAAggattgaaattgaaaatttaaAGGTAGCAGTAGATTATCTACGAGAAAATGAGAAGACCCTTAGGGACAACCTCACTGCTGAACAGGACCAACTAAAAtctctgagagagaaaaaacatgcagaggttGAACAGCTGGGAGCAGAATTGCAGAGTTATCAGGAAAAGGAGAGGATTCTGAATGAGCAGAACAAGAATCTCACTGCTGATGTGGCCCAACTTGAATGCCTGAATAAGACAAACCGAGCAGAGATTGAACAGCTGAGGGCAACGGTGTATGACCTTGAGCATCAAGTAGAGGAGGCTCAGCAAGACCACAGCTATAAACATGAGCTAATTCAGAAGGTGGCCCAACTTGAACACGTGAGAAAGAATATGCAGACACAGAAGAAAAACCTGTTGGCAGAACTGCAGGATCTGGAGGAAAGGGGGAAGTCTCTGAACAAGCAGAAAACGACCAGCAGTGCCATACTGGTCATGCTTAAATCTTACATAGAGAAAAAACTGGCAGAGAATGAAAATCTGTGGGCAGAAGTTCATTATCTGCAGGAACATGGGAACAACATAAATGAGAACAACAAGAGCCTGACTGACGAAGTGGCCCATCTTGAATCTCTGAGAGAGAGTAAACGAGAAGAGATTGAAAGTCTGAGGACAGCAGTGTGCGACCTTCAGTGTCAAGTAAGAGAAGCTCAGGAAGTCATCAGGGATAAAGATGAGGTAATACAGAAGCTGACCCATCCTGAATATCTGATGGAGAAAAAACAGGCAGAGATTAAAAAGCTGAGGACAGCACTGCATTATGTTCAGGAAAAGGAAGACTTTCTGAATAAACAGAATAGGAGCATCACCGATGAGCTGGCCCAGATCGAATCTCTGAGAGAGGAACAAAggattgaaattgaaaatttaaAGGCAGCAGTAGATTATCTACGAGAAAATGAGAAGACCCTTAGGGACAACCTCACTGCTGAACAGGACCAACTAAAAtctctgagagagaaaaaacatgcagaggttGAACAGCTGGGAGCAGAATTGCAGAGTTATCAGGAAAAGGAGAGGATTCTGAATGAGCAGAACAAGAATCTCACTGCTGATGTGGCCCAACTTGAATGCCTGAATAAGACAAACCGAGCAGAGATTGAACAGCTGAGGGCAACGGTGTATGACCTTGAGCATCAAGTAGAAGAGGCTCAGCAAGACCACAGCTATAAACATGAGCTAATTCAGAAGGTGGCCCAACTTGAACACGTGAGAAAGAATATGCAGACACAGAAGAAAAACCTGTTGGCAGAACTGCAGGATCTGGAGGAAAGGGGGAAGTCTCTGAACAAGCAGAATACGACCAGCAGTGCCATACTGGTCATGCTTAAATCTTACATAGAGAAAAAACTGGCAGAGAATGAAAATCTGTGGGCAGAAGTTCACGATCTGCAGGAACATGGGAACAACATAAAGGAGAACAACAAGAGCCTGACTGACGAAGTGGCCCATCTTGAatctctgagagagagaaaacaagaagagaTTGAAAGTCTGAGGACAGCAGTGTGCGACCTTCAGTGTCAAGTAAGAGAAGCTCAGGAAGTCATCAGGGATAAAGATGAGGTAATACAGAAGCTGACCCATCCTGAATATCTGACGGAGAAAAAACAGGCAGAGATTGAAAAGCTGAGGACAGCACTGCATGATGTTCAGGAAAAGGAAGACTTTCTGAATAAACAGAATAGGAGTATCACAGATGAGCTGGCCCGGATCGAATCTCTGAGAGAGGAACAAAggattgaaattgaaaatttaaAGGCAGCAGTAG ATTATCTACGAGAAAATGAGAAGACCCTTAGGGACAACCTCACTGCTGAACAGGACCAGCTAAAATCTCTGAGAGAGGAACAAAGGactgaaattaactttttaaaggTAGCAATAGATTATCTACTGGAAAATGAGAAGACCCTTAGGGACAACCTCACTGCTGAACAGGACCAACTAAAAtctctgagagagaaaaaacatgcagaggttGAACAGCTGGGAGCAGAATTGCAGAGTTATCAGGAAAAGGAGAGGATTCTGAATGAGCAGAACAAGAATCTCACTGCTGATGTGGCCCAACTTGAATGCCTGAATAAGACAAACCGAGCAGAGATTGAACAGCTGAGGGCAACGGTGTATGACCTTGAGCATCAAGTAGAGGAGGCTCAGCAAGACCACAGCTATAAACATGAGCTAATTCAGAAGGTGGCCCAACTTGAACATGTGAGAAAGACAatgcagacagagaagaaaaaccTGTTGGCAGAACTGCAGGATCTGGAGGAAAGGGAGAAGTCTCTGAACAAGCAGAATACGACCATCAGTGCCGAACTGGCCATGCTTAAATCttacacagagaaaaaactggCAGAGAATGAAAATCTGTGGGCAGAAGTTCACGATCTGCAGGAACATGGGAACAACATAAAGGAGAACAACAAGAGCCTGACTGATGAAGTGGCCCATCTTGAatctctgagagagagaaaacaagaagagaTTGAAAGTCTGAGGACAGCAGTGTGCGACCTTCAGTGTCAAGTAAGAGAAGCTCAGGAAGTCATCAGGGATAAAGATGAGGTAATACAGAAGCTGACCCATCCTGAATATCTGATGGAGAAAAAACAGGCAGAGATTGAAAAGCTGAGGACAGCACTGCATGATGTTCAGGAAAAGGAAGACTTTCTGAATAAACAGAATAGGAGCATCACAGATGAGCTGGCCCGACTTGAGTCtctgacagagacacaaaacgagGAGAACAAAAACCTGAAGACAGCTGTGAAAGATCTTCAGTACCAACTGGAGGAGGCTAAGCAAGTGATCTGGGATAAAGATGAGCTGATAACAAAGCAAAACATGGATCTTGCTTATAAGCAGGAAGTAATAGAGGAGAGTTACATCCTAATCACCGATATGAAACAATCAGTCTATGATCTTAAAGATCAGCTAGAGACGAACCAGGAGGAGGAAATACTAGTTTGTGTTAGGAATTTAAGAGAGGGATCTAGGAAGGCTGAAAATACAGAACGACCGGACTCACCTGAGGAGCAGAGAGACGACAGCCTCCTGGAGACTACACCTGAGGAGCTGAGAGACGACAGCCTCCCGGAGACTACACCTGAGGAGCTGAGAGACGACAGCCTCCTGGAGACTACACCTGAGGAGCTGAGAGACGACAGCCTCCTGGAGACTACACCTGAGGAGCAGAGAGGCGACAGCCTCCCGGAGACTCCACCTGAGGAGCGGAATGACAACATCCTCCTGGAGACTACACCTGAGGAGCAGAGAGACGACAGTCTCCTGGAGACTACACCTGAGGAGCAGAGAGACGACAGCCTCCTGGAGACTACACCTGAGGAGCAGAGAGACGACAGCCTCCTAGAGACTACACCTGAGGAGCTGAGAGACGACAGCCTCCTGGAGACTACACCTGAGGAGCTGAGAGACGACAGCCTCTTGGAGACTACACCTGAGGAGCAGAGCGATGGCATCCTCCCGGGGACTAAACCTGAGGAGCGGAGCGACGACAGCCTCCCGGAGACTACACCTGAGGAGCAGAGAGGCGACAGCCTCCCGGAGACTCCACCTGAGGAGCGGAATGACAACATCCTCCTGGAGACTACACCTGAGGAGCAGAGAGACGACAGTCTCCTGGAGACTACACCTGAGGAGCTGAGAGATGACAGCCTCCTGGATACTAAACCTGAGGATCAGAGAGACGACAGCCTCCTAGAGACTACACCTGAGGAGCAGAGAGACGACAGTCTCCTGGATACTAAACCTGAGGATCAGAGAGACGACAGCCTCCTAGAGACTACACCTGAGGAGCAGAGAGACGACAGCCTCCTGGAGACTACACCTGAGGAGCTGAGAGACGACAGCCTCTTGGAGACTACACCTGAGGAGAAGAGCGATGACAGCCTCCTGGAGACTACACCTGAGGAGCTGAGAGACGACAGCCTCTTGGAGACTACACCTGAGGAGCAGAGCGATGGCATCCTCCCGGGGACTAAACCTGAGGAGCGGAGCGACGACAGCCTCCCGGAGACTACACCTGAGGAGCAGAGAGGCGACAGCCTCCCGGAGACTCCACCTGAGGAGCGGAATGACAACATCCTCCTGGAGACTACACCTGAGGAGCTGAGAGACGACAGCCTCCTGGATACTAAACCTGAGGATCAGAGACTACACCTGAGGA agcagagagacgaCAGCCTCCTGGAGACTACACCTGAGGAGCTGAGAGACGACAGCCTCTTGGAGACTACACCTGAGGAGAAGAGCGATGACAGTCTCCTGGAGACTACACCTGAGGAGCTGAGAGACGACAGCCTCCTGGAGACTACACCTGAGGAGCGGAACGATGGCATCCTCCCGGGGACTAAACCTGAGGAGCGGAGCGACGACAGCCTCCCAGAGACTACACCTGAGGATCAGAGAGACGACAGCCTCCCGGAGACTACACCTGAGGAGCAGAGCGATGACAGTCTCCTGGAGACTACACCTGAGGATCAGAGCGACGACAGCCTCCCTGAGACTACACCTGAGGAGCGGATCGACGACAGCCTCCTGGAGACTCCACCTGAGGAGCGGAATGACAACATCCGTCTGGAGACTACACCTGAGGAGTTGAGCGACGACAGCCTCCCGGAGACTACACCTGAGGAGCGGAGCAACGACAGCCTCCCGGAGACCAAAAGTATGTGGCGTTGCTGTGTTAAAGGCCTACTGAAAGTAGGTTTGCATGTTGGCATCGCCACTGTAGGTGTAGGCCTACTTATTTCTGTGGGTATCCTGGCCAACTCACTGACTGCCAACTGCAATACAAACACTAACTGCTGCATGTGGGACTGTGTCTACCACCTGATGGAGCCCTACAGCGACTTCCGATGCACAGTTCCTCATCCTTTCTAA